One window from the genome of Chloroflexaceae bacterium encodes:
- a CDS encoding cytochrome P450 — MTRHISSTPRRRRSLPGATLLAFQRDPIGFVSAMAAEYGDIARFQLGSQPTVLLSNPDHIRDVLVANSRIFAKGRALQRAGRLLGEGLLTSEGEVHRRQRRLVAPAFHRQRIAAYGERMACLAEAYQARWQPGQTVDMAAEMMRLTLRIAGDTLFGADTDAAAAEVAAAMHDLLELFSLVPLPFSETLERLPLPSVRRFHAARERLDQIIYDLIARRRASGEDRGDLLSLLLAARDVEGDGSGMSDRQVRDEALTIFLAGHETTANALAWTFYLLSQHPEVAARLRAELDAALGGCAPTVADLPRLGYAEMVFAEALRLYPPAWIIGRRALQPFSLGGEWFPAGTIVLMSQWVVHHDPRHYPDPYRFDPERFRPEARAARHKFAYFPFGGGPRICIGEAFAWMEGTLVLASLARRWQPALLPGHLVALQPTITLRPRHGLRMRLDARR, encoded by the coding sequence ATGACCCGGCACATTTCCTCGACCCCCAGGAGGCGCCGTTCCCTGCCCGGGGCGACGCTTCTGGCCTTTCAGCGCGATCCAATCGGCTTTGTGAGCGCGATGGCCGCTGAGTACGGCGACATTGCCCGCTTCCAGCTCGGCTCGCAACCCACGGTGCTCCTCAGCAACCCCGACCACATTCGCGATGTGCTGGTCGCCAACAGCAGGATCTTCGCCAAAGGGCGGGCGTTGCAGCGCGCCGGGCGGCTGCTCGGCGAAGGGTTGCTCACCAGCGAAGGGGAGGTTCACCGCCGCCAGCGCCGCCTGGTGGCCCCGGCGTTCCATCGCCAGCGCATCGCGGCCTACGGCGAACGCATGGCCTGCCTTGCCGAGGCCTACCAGGCCCGCTGGCAGCCCGGCCAGACAGTGGACATGGCCGCGGAAATGATGCGCCTGACCCTGCGCATCGCCGGTGACACTCTGTTCGGGGCCGACACCGACGCCGCGGCGGCCGAGGTGGCCGCGGCAATGCACGACCTGCTGGAGTTGTTCTCGCTCGTGCCATTGCCCTTCAGCGAGACGCTTGAACGGCTGCCCTTGCCATCTGTCCGGCGCTTTCATGCCGCCCGCGAACGTCTCGACCAGATCATCTACGATCTCATTGCTCGCCGGCGCGCCTCTGGCGAGGATCGCGGCGATCTGCTCTCGCTGCTGCTGGCCGCTCGCGATGTCGAGGGCGATGGCAGCGGCATGAGCGACAGGCAGGTGCGTGATGAGGCTCTGACCATTTTCCTCGCCGGTCATGAGACCACGGCCAATGCTCTGGCCTGGACGTTCTACCTGCTCTCCCAGCATCCCGAAGTGGCCGCGCGGCTCCGCGCCGAACTCGATGCCGCTCTGGGCGGGTGCGCGCCTACCGTCGCCGATCTGCCGCGTCTGGGCTATGCCGAAATGGTCTTCGCTGAAGCGCTGCGCCTGTATCCGCCAGCCTGGATCATCGGCCGGCGCGCCCTGCAACCCTTCAGCCTGGGTGGCGAATGGTTCCCTGCCGGAACGATCGTGCTTATGAGCCAGTGGGTGGTCCATCACGATCCGCGTCACTACCCCGATCCGTACCGCTTTGACCCGGAACGTTTCCGCCCTGAAGCCCGCGCCGCGCGGCACAAGTTTGCCTATTTTCCTTTTGGTGGCGGGCCGCGGATCTGTATCGGCGAAGCCTTTGCCTGGATGGAAGGCACGCTCGTGCTGGCGAGCCTGGCGCGGCGCTGGCAACCGGCGCTTCTGCCCGGCCATCTCGTTGCGCTACAGCCGACCATTACCCTGCGACCGCGCCACGGGCTGCGGATGCGTCTGGATGCACGGCGCTGA
- a CDS encoding glycine cleavage system protein T — translation MTDTRVSRARPDAYAAAYEGAALYDSSARGRIWMRDRDRAALLHRLSTNHIERLKPGEGTETVLTTPIGRIIDLLDVYCLEEALLLVASPGQGATILGYLRKNIFFNDRVKVEDAGAALGELTLYGPRAAVLLADLGIVAAAELPARGIATAAWQDAPLYVAGAAPIGASGYRLIASPSTLERLGPALREAGAVRLDAPTYDVLRVEHGYGAFGRELSQEYIPLEAGLWSAVSFNKGCYVGQEIIARMESRGRLAKQLRGLRFAALPELPAEAAMPLARLDAEGKEAGDLTSLVESPRYGLIGLGYVRTAHAAPGTVLHVASACVEVVELPFGDVGAPRDA, via the coding sequence ATGACCGACACACGTGTCTCCCGCGCCCGGCCCGATGCCTACGCCGCCGCCTACGAGGGCGCCGCGCTCTACGACAGCTCCGCCCGTGGCCGGATCTGGATGCGCGATCGCGACCGCGCTGCGCTGTTGCACCGGCTCTCGACCAACCATATCGAGCGGCTCAAACCCGGCGAAGGGACGGAGACGGTGCTGACTACGCCGATTGGTCGCATTATTGACCTGCTCGATGTGTACTGCCTGGAGGAAGCGTTGTTGCTGGTCGCCAGTCCCGGGCAGGGCGCAACGATCCTTGGGTATCTACGGAAGAACATTTTTTTTAACGACCGGGTGAAGGTGGAAGACGCCGGCGCCGCGCTTGGGGAGTTGACGCTGTACGGCCCGCGCGCCGCGGTGCTGCTGGCCGACCTGGGCATAGTCGCCGCCGCAGAACTGCCGGCCCGCGGCATCGCCACTGCCGCCTGGCAGGACGCACCGCTCTACGTGGCCGGAGCAGCGCCCATTGGCGCGAGCGGCTATCGCCTGATCGCCTCTCCCTCGACCCTGGAGCGCCTTGGCCCTGCCTTACGCGAGGCGGGCGCTGTGCGGCTTGATGCGCCCACCTACGACGTGCTCCGTGTTGAACACGGCTATGGGGCCTTCGGGCGCGAGTTGTCGCAGGAGTACATCCCGCTGGAGGCCGGCCTGTGGAGTGCGGTGAGCTTCAATAAGGGCTGTTACGTGGGTCAGGAGATTATCGCGCGCATGGAGAGCCGTGGCCGGCTCGCCAAGCAGTTGCGGGGTCTGCGCTTCGCGGCGCTACCTGAATTGCCCGCTGAGGCCGCTATGCCCCTGGCGCGACTCGATGCTGAGGGGAAAGAGGCTGGCGATCTGACCAGCCTGGTTGAGTCCCCGCGCTACGGGCTGATCGGGCTTGGCTATGTGCGCACGGCCCATGCCGCTCCCGGTACGGTTCTGCATGTCGCCAGTGCTTGCGTCGAAGTGGTGGAGTTGCCCTTCGGCGACGTTGGCGCGCCGCGCGATGCATGA